One window of Camelina sativa cultivar DH55 chromosome 4, Cs, whole genome shotgun sequence genomic DNA carries:
- the LOC104782312 gene encoding 7-methylguanosine phosphate-specific 5'-nucleotidase A-like produces the protein MLIINCCTRFHAPSSIRISVVRRRTHSQTHSFCCFGHENNSLAKSPMEQSNLSANTVMDHPRALTDKINLIRDAGPSKFQVIADFDATLTRYRVNGLRGQTSHGLLQQGNAYYDAKRQALYDHYHPLEISPLIPVDEKTKLMEEWWSKTHELLIEGGLTYEAIKKSVADSSIAFRQGVTELFEFLEKKEIPVLIFSAGLADVIEEVLRQNLHRTFKNVKIVSNRMVFNDDGQLVSFKGKLIHVLNKNEHALDMAAPLHDRLGVDTAEEDEENANMKKRTNVLLMGDHLGDLRMSDGLNYETRISIGFLNDNIEKSLESYREAFDLVYLNDAPMWGVLELVSQLFSTEAS, from the exons ATGCTCATTATCAACTGCTGCACGCGCTTTCACGCGCCGTCGTCAATTCGTATCTCTGTCGTCCGTCGCCGTACTCACTCGCAAACACATTCATTTTGTTGCTTCGGCCACGAG aaTAACTCTTTGGCCAAGAGTCCAATGGAGCAGTCTAATCTATCTGCCAACACTGTGATGGATCATCCTCGAGCCCTCACCGATAAAATCAACCTGATTCGTGACGCCGGTCCTTCCAAATTTCAG GTCATTGCAGACTTCGATGCGACATTAACGAGATACCGAGTCAATGGACTTCGAGGCCAGA CCAGTCATGGCCTCTTGCAGCAAGGAAACGCGTATTACGATGCTAAGAGGCAAGCATTATATGATCACTATCATCCTCTAGAGATTTCTCCTCTGATTCCTGTTGATGAGAAAACCAAACTCATGGAAGAATG GTGGAGTAAAACTCATGAGCTTCTCATTGAGGGAGGTTTAACATATGAGGCAATCAAGAAATCTGTTGCGGATTCCTCCATAGCTTTTAGACAAGGTGTGACTGagctttttgaatttttggag AAAAAGGAGATCCCAGTTCTGATTTTTTCAGCTGGACTTGCTGATGTCATTGAAGAG GTTTTGAGGCAGAACCTTCATAGAACTTTCAAGAATGTGAAGATTGTATCGAACAGGATGGTGTTCAATGATGATGGACAGCTAGTTTCCTTCAAAG GAAAGCTAATTCACGTGCTAAACAAAAACGAACACGCTTTAGACATGGCTGCTCCACTTCATGATCGACTTGGTGTTGACACTGccgaggaagatgaagaaaatgcaaacatGAAAAAACGAACCAATGTTTTGCTTATGGGAGATCATTTGGGGGATTTGAGGATGTCTGATGGATTGAATTATGAGACTCGAATATCTATTGGATTTCT GAACGATAACATTGAGAAGAGTCTTGAGAGCTACCGTGAGGCCTTTGATCTTGTTTATCTT AATGATGCACCTATGTGGGGAGTTCTGGAGCTTGTTTCTCAGTTATTCTCAACAGAAGCGAGTTAG
- the LOC104782313 gene encoding uncharacterized protein LOC104782313, giving the protein MMMMMMRENKVIDRNHNLSVNDIDLSLLRITSPPYYDYSPSPSLLPADEITRPLKRASPVSDDSDQSKRRKLSTQEEPIFLTSPLLFTSPENNQSSSSVHDPNLTSPVSEKQDTTPSASDTETMNKVNHCVEEMNRGETNYAYEEQEEVEEEEEEEDCGGGMRIERSGDGFVIRLKCRCRQAFRVLFSDHHLYFKPL; this is encoded by the exons atgatgatgatgatgatgagggaAAACAAAGTTATAGACCGTAACCATAATCTGAGCGTCAACGACattgatctctctctcctccgTATCACTTCTCCACCTTACTACGACTACTCTCCTTCCCCATCCTTGTTACCCGCCGATGAAATCACACGTCCGTTGAAACGCGCCTCCCCTGTTTCCGACGATTCAGATCAGTCCAAACGAAGAAAACTCTCCACTCAAGAAGAACCAATCTTTTTAACCTCTCCTCTTCTATTCACTTCCCCGGAGAACAaccaatcttcttcctctgttcatGACCCGAATCTCACAAGCCCTGTTTCGGAGAAGCAAGATACGACGCCGTCTGCTTCTGATACAGAG ACGATGAACAAGGTTAACCATTGCGTAGAGGAGATGAATCGTGGAGAGACTAACTATGCTTATGAG gaacaagaagaagtggaagaagaagaagaagaagaagattgtggaGGAGGGATGAGGATAGAGAGATCAGGAGATGGTTTTGTAATTAGATTGAAGTGTAGATGCAGacaagcttttagggttctctTCTCAGATCATCACCTCTACTTCAAGCCTCTCTAA
- the LOC104782314 gene encoding uncharacterized protein LOC104782314 isoform X2: MSVAGVYRLTLSLPPICYLHTFSIPVNGNHTPSLLPHRYSVFHHSRRLASNKSDAEAEPSYGEGEMLDKNGTSRSNPFVSEELLKKLKRYGLSGILSYGLLNTVYYSTAFLLVWFYVAPAPGKMGYLAAAERFLKVMAMVWAGSQVTKLIRIGGAVALAPIVDRGLSWFTVKCKFESQGKAFGALVGICLGLALMLFVVVTLLWA; this comes from the exons ATGAGTGTCGCCGGCGTCTACCGTTTGACTCTTTCTCTCCCGCCG ATATGTTATCTCCATACCTTCAGCATTCCCGTTAATGGGAATCACACTCCATCTCTGCTACCACACCGCTACTCTGTATTCCACCATAGTCGCCGATTG GCTTCGAATAAATCTGATGCTGAGGCTGAGCCTTCATATGGTGAAG GTGAAATGTTGGATAAGAATGGGACAAGCAGGAGCAACCCGTTCGTTTCAGAAGA GCTTCTCAAGAAGTTGAAGAGATATGGACTCTCTGGAATATTATCCTATGGGTTACTTAATACGGTATATTACTCCACAGCTTTCCTCTTGGTGTG GTTTTATGTGGCCCCAGCACCGGGAAAAATGGGTTATCTTGCTGCGGCTGAGAG ATTTCTTAAAGTGATGGCCATGGTCTGGGCTGGAAGCCAAGTTACTAAACTCATCAGAATAGGAGG GGCAGTTGCACTTGCACCTATTGTTGATAGAGGATTGTCGTGGTTTACAGTAAAATGCAAGTTTGAAAGTCAGGGAAAA GCTTTTGGCGCATTGGTTGGGATATGTCTTGGTCTGGCTTTGATGCTATTTGTCGTTGTGACACTGCTTTGGGCATAG
- the LOC104782314 gene encoding uncharacterized protein LOC104782314 isoform X1, which produces MSVAGVYRLTLSLPPICYLHTFSIPVNGNHTPSLLPHRYSVFHHSRRLVTSFCHKASNKSDAEAEPSYGEGEMLDKNGTSRSNPFVSEELLKKLKRYGLSGILSYGLLNTVYYSTAFLLVWFYVAPAPGKMGYLAAAERFLKVMAMVWAGSQVTKLIRIGGAVALAPIVDRGLSWFTVKCKFESQGKAFGALVGICLGLALMLFVVVTLLWA; this is translated from the exons ATGAGTGTCGCCGGCGTCTACCGTTTGACTCTTTCTCTCCCGCCG ATATGTTATCTCCATACCTTCAGCATTCCCGTTAATGGGAATCACACTCCATCTCTGCTACCACACCGCTACTCTGTATTCCACCATAGTCGCCGATTGGTTACCTCTTTTTGTCacaaa GCTTCGAATAAATCTGATGCTGAGGCTGAGCCTTCATATGGTGAAG GTGAAATGTTGGATAAGAATGGGACAAGCAGGAGCAACCCGTTCGTTTCAGAAGA GCTTCTCAAGAAGTTGAAGAGATATGGACTCTCTGGAATATTATCCTATGGGTTACTTAATACGGTATATTACTCCACAGCTTTCCTCTTGGTGTG GTTTTATGTGGCCCCAGCACCGGGAAAAATGGGTTATCTTGCTGCGGCTGAGAG ATTTCTTAAAGTGATGGCCATGGTCTGGGCTGGAAGCCAAGTTACTAAACTCATCAGAATAGGAGG GGCAGTTGCACTTGCACCTATTGTTGATAGAGGATTGTCGTGGTTTACAGTAAAATGCAAGTTTGAAAGTCAGGGAAAA GCTTTTGGCGCATTGGTTGGGATATGTCTTGGTCTGGCTTTGATGCTATTTGTCGTTGTGACACTGCTTTGGGCATAG
- the LOC104782315 gene encoding UPF0725 protein At3g25080-like, with amino-acid sequence MGLHRYNLFQGTNYQFILVKKYHYRLIIAATCYYITLVAMDPSTSLLHTFHIRIGERKIAGFVLLCNIVRIRGETNKDEIISCDWPGSMPEWPTEDPFDKRKRFYVLNKSEVQDNDWIRLYLELAVAKYRSTNMDPDLSDLKIVNVAIDTSQDLSEGLNAKNATVYISYKDSCEARVGKDVDRIAVVRSTFCERTGHFTLMGRHQSSELVPKKGADQSSEMIPKKCKYQSENDSCEAGVGEDADCITRRFNEVGEDADRITSSFNEHT; translated from the exons ATGGGACTTCATCGTTACAATTTGTTTCag GGGACAAACTATCAGTTCATTCTCGTAAAGAAGTACCACTACAGATTGATTATTGCTGCTACCTGTTACTACATAACTTTGGTTGCAATGGATCCATCTACCTCTTTGCTCCACACTTTTCATATTAGAATCGGTGAACGCAAAATTGCcggatttgttttgttgtgcAATATTGTTAGAATCCgag GGGAAACCAATAAGGACGAGATCATTTCATGCGACTGGCCAGGTAGCATGCCTGAGTGGCCGACAGAGGATCCTTTCGACAAGAGAAAGCGATTTTACGTg TTGAACAAATCAGAGGTCCAAGACAATGACTGGATTCGTCTTTACTTGGAACTTGCAGTCGCCAAATATAGAAGTACCAACATGGATCCTGATCTGTCCGACTTGAAGATTGTGAATGTGGCTATAGATACTAGCCAAGATCTCAGTGAGGGACTCAATGCCAAAAATGCAACTGTCTACATAAGTTACAAGGACTCGTGCGAGGCTCGGGTTGGTAAGGATGTTGATCGCATAGCTGTAGTTAGAAGCACCTTCTGTGAGCGTACAGGACACTTCACTCTCATGGGTAGGCATCAGAGTTCAGAACTTGTACCAAAAAAGGGTGCGGATCAGAGTTCAGAAATGATACCAAAAAAGTGCAAGTATCAGAGTGAGAATGACTCGTGTGAGGCTGGGGTTGGTGAGGATGCTGACTGCATTACAAGGAGATTCAATGAGGTTGGTGAGGATGCTGACCGCATTACAAGTAGCTTCAATGAGCATACGTGA